One window from the genome of Moraxella nasibovis encodes:
- a CDS encoding HlyD family secretion protein, which yields MTDNNPTNNNDLPNDAQSAQDQTWQPKKKSPAKRLLVLALLIAGVIGILYAYQLPPFSPSYIETNNAYVRGKPTQVSPKVAGYVRQIMVQDYQFVEKGQPLVQIETDQYEMRLAQAKAGVLSQQATLGKIKQAQNSAAANVAVMDANIESAKVNLANAKAQHARLAELVKMDAVSRQDFENSLANVQKAEIAVLQAQAQKKNAEQEIANVVVNEKSNLVAIDNAKAGLELAELELSQTLIKAPISGRLNEILVKEGQLVAVGANLMSIVPSDLWIVANVKETEISQIAIGQPATITVDALGSKQVLTGKVVQIAPATGSEFSVNKTDPSTGNFIKVAQRVPVKIAFDNPTDASQIQMGMSAVVRIDKVKE from the coding sequence ATGACCGACAACAATCCAACAAACAACAATGATTTGCCAAATGACGCACAATCAGCACAAGATCAAACTTGGCAACCCAAGAAAAAATCCCCTGCCAAACGCTTGCTCGTTTTAGCACTGCTCATCGCAGGGGTGATTGGGATTTTGTACGCTTATCAACTACCGCCTTTTTCGCCTAGTTACATCGAGACCAACAACGCCTATGTGCGTGGCAAGCCCACCCAAGTCAGCCCAAAAGTGGCAGGCTATGTGCGTCAGATTATGGTGCAAGATTATCAGTTTGTGGAAAAAGGTCAGCCCCTTGTGCAGATTGAAACCGACCAATACGAGATGAGACTTGCCCAAGCCAAAGCAGGCGTGCTAAGCCAACAGGCGACTCTTGGCAAAATCAAGCAAGCCCAAAATTCCGCCGCCGCCAATGTCGCTGTGATGGATGCTAATATTGAGTCGGCAAAGGTCAATCTTGCCAACGCCAAAGCCCAGCACGCACGACTGGCAGAGCTTGTCAAAATGGACGCCGTGTCTCGTCAGGATTTTGAAAACTCGCTTGCCAATGTGCAAAAAGCCGAAATCGCCGTCTTACAAGCCCAAGCCCAAAAGAAAAATGCCGAACAAGAGATTGCCAATGTTGTTGTCAATGAAAAGAGCAATCTGGTGGCGATTGACAATGCCAAAGCAGGGCTTGAACTTGCCGAATTGGAGCTGTCGCAAACCTTGATTAAAGCCCCGATTAGCGGACGGCTGAACGAGATTTTGGTCAAAGAAGGTCAGCTTGTGGCGGTGGGGGCGAATTTGATGAGCATTGTGCCGTCTGATTTGTGGATTGTTGCCAATGTCAAAGAAACCGAAATTAGCCAAATCGCCATCGGACAACCTGCAACCATCACGGTGGATGCACTTGGCAGTAAGCAAGTTTTGACAGGCAAAGTGGTGCAAATCGCCCCTGCCACAGGCTCAGAATTTAGCGTCAATAAAACCGACCCTAGCACGGGCAATTTTATCAAAGTCGCCCAACGAGTGCCTGTCAAAATCGCCTTTGACAACCCAACTGACGCCAGCCAAATCCAAATGGGAATGAGTGCGGTGGTGAGGATTGATAAGGTAAAAGAATGA
- the ribB gene encoding 3,4-dihydroxy-2-butanone-4-phosphate synthase — MALNTATEIIEDIKAGKMVILMDDEDRENEGDIVIAASHITPEAINFMITHARGLVCLTITEERAEQLNLGLMSDKNGSQFSTNFTVSIEAATGVTTGISATDRALTVQRAIAPYAKPTDIVSPGHIFPIIAKKGGVLHRAGHTEAGCDLARLAGLEPSSVICEIIKPDGEMARRDDLEIFAKEHGLKIGTIADLIHYRLTNEQTVELIDSSTLDTEFGTFKLHRFKEYGASETHIALVKGDPKNGISTVRVHSLNPLKDLFGAHVKDGWDMRLALQTIADSEQGVFLWIADGRVLDVSAAIDKCHQHSSVHEESEPYRTIGVGAQILKLLGVEDMRLLSSPAKFNVSGFDLNIVESISAPK, encoded by the coding sequence ATGGCACTAAATACCGCCACCGAAATCATCGAAGACATCAAAGCAGGCAAAATGGTCATCCTTATGGACGATGAAGACCGTGAAAACGAGGGCGACATCGTCATCGCAGCCAGTCACATCACCCCCGAGGCGATCAATTTCATGATCACGCACGCCCGAGGCTTGGTGTGCCTGACCATCACTGAAGAGCGTGCCGAACAGCTTAATCTGGGACTGATGAGCGACAAAAATGGCTCACAGTTTAGCACCAATTTCACCGTCTCCATTGAGGCAGCGACAGGCGTCACCACAGGTATCTCCGCCACTGACCGCGCCCTGACCGTGCAGCGTGCCATCGCCCCTTATGCCAAGCCCACCGACATCGTCAGCCCAGGGCATATTTTCCCCATCATCGCCAAAAAAGGCGGCGTGCTGCACCGAGCAGGACACACCGAGGCGGGCTGCGACTTGGCACGCCTAGCGGGGCTTGAGCCATCATCGGTGATTTGTGAAATCATCAAGCCAGACGGCGAAATGGCTCGCCGTGATGACCTGGAAATCTTTGCCAAAGAGCACGGGCTAAAAATCGGCACCATCGCCGACCTTATCCACTACCGCCTGACCAACGAGCAGACCGTCGAACTCATTGACAGCAGCACACTAGATACCGAGTTTGGCACTTTCAAACTACATCGCTTTAAAGAATATGGCGCCAGCGAGACGCACATCGCCTTGGTCAAGGGCGACCCAAAAAATGGCATCAGCACCGTGCGAGTACATAGCCTAAACCCGCTCAAAGACCTGTTTGGCGCCCATGTCAAAGACGGCTGGGACATGCGCCTAGCACTACAAACCATCGCAGACAGCGAACAAGGCGTGTTTTTGTGGATCGCTGATGGGCGAGTGCTCGATGTCAGCGCCGCCATAGACAAATGCCATCAACACAGCAGCGTGCATGAAGAAAGCGAGCCCTACCGCACCATCGGTGTCGGCGCACAGATTCTCAAACTCTTGGGCGTAGAAGACATGCGCCTATTATCAAGCCCTGCCAAATTCAATGTCTCAGGCTTTGACCTAAACATCGTAGAATCCATCAGCGCACCGAAATAA
- a CDS encoding GlsB/YeaQ/YmgE family stress response membrane protein → MIWSIIVGLVVGLLARAIKPGADSMGWILTIILGMVGASVGGFIASALGIHTDGGIGGLIISVIGAIIVLFIYELIAGRTRR, encoded by the coding sequence ATGATTTGGTCAATTATTGTAGGTTTGGTTGTAGGTCTGTTGGCACGAGCCATTAAACCCGGTGCAGACAGCATGGGCTGGATTCTCACCATCATTCTAGGCATGGTCGGTGCGTCGGTGGGTGGATTCATCGCAAGCGCACTTGGCATCCACACAGATGGCGGCATCGGCGGTCTCATCATCTCGGTCATCGGCGCCATCATCGTGCTATTCATTTATGAATTGATCGCTGGTCGTACCAGACGCTGA
- a CDS encoding TonB-dependent receptor: MTKMTKNALYLAVMTAFFAHTAHADDEVSDEPSVTMDTLVVTVSGAGTQTNLLGRRENVSDVTVRANELKQRATTLGDALDGELGIHSNQFGGGASAPIIRGQEGKRITILQNNADVIDMAHLSPDHAVMVDTVLAKQAEVVRGVSTLLYKSGNSAGAVNIVDNKIPTKMPAKPIVGEAGLRFNTGNNEKLGTGAITFAMGQNVAVHLEGLGKSAGNYRTPNYAYTTFDNENQIDRYVKAPERLAALEKEWQAIKDGTPLSWRDKTYFISDEAGYLRQKAILEQDLSTIQNYHFDHLPESWADSKSGSLGVSWIGDAGYVGVAVSERKDKYGLPAHNAIYEGCGVISIFDSLWDRPYLATYPQLINEDDVNYINPRPDCADHALENFNHSHGVHRKHDGHGAPFVDLTTRRYDLRTEWDNPAPFVDKVRANVGYVDYQHDEKEGDVVTTSFMNKGKVARVELTHTPTDRLKALWGVQYTEQDNSALSTQTEWRKRQLLTQNVLKNKALFAMGQYDVGSVSVEFGTRLEKQKVAMDYDTDHIQDIMKERSRLRLNPEKLQAAIDDALAATKPHKNTARSYALGVHWKFLPQYTLSLNASHQERLPNSQELYTHGMHLATNSFEIGNRHLTKEKSNNYELGLKFNGDKLDYAVAGYLYDFDNYIYLSTINEYLGTARVNHLKKLRINRYDQSPARFYGVEAKVGYQLNDVYHVSVFGDYVKGKLHDMPPIVSDLILGGWGNPDTKVYSAQEDRHTPRLPPMRLGTRVKADFDDKWSGSLEYVRTFDQDKISKFEAPTKGHHLLNLGLTYQNYKDDLDYSVFFNANNLLDEKVYAHESHLSYIPQMGRNFSLGVNVKF, translated from the coding sequence ATGACAAAAATGACAAAAAATGCGCTGTATTTGGCTGTGATGACGGCTTTTTTTGCGCATACGGCACATGCTGATGATGAGGTGTCTGACGAGCCAAGCGTGACGATGGATACGCTGGTGGTGACGGTGAGTGGTGCGGGGACCCAGACTAATTTGCTAGGTCGCAGGGAGAATGTCTCGGATGTAACCGTGCGTGCCAACGAGTTGAAACAGCGAGCCACCACGCTTGGCGATGCTTTGGATGGTGAGCTGGGCATTCATTCCAATCAGTTTGGCGGTGGAGCATCTGCACCGATCATTCGTGGGCAAGAGGGTAAGCGCATCACCATTTTGCAAAACAATGCTGATGTCATCGACATGGCGCACCTGTCACCAGATCATGCGGTCATGGTAGATACTGTACTTGCCAAACAAGCCGAGGTGGTACGAGGGGTGAGTACTTTGCTTTATAAGTCGGGTAATTCGGCAGGGGCGGTAAATATTGTTGATAATAAAATTCCCACAAAAATGCCTGCCAAGCCCATCGTCGGTGAGGCTGGTCTGCGGTTTAATACAGGAAATAACGAAAAGCTTGGCACGGGGGCGATTACTTTTGCGATGGGGCAAAATGTCGCCGTGCATTTAGAAGGTCTTGGCAAATCTGCTGGCAACTACCGCACACCAAACTACGCCTACACCACTTTTGACAATGAAAACCAAATCGACCGCTATGTCAAAGCCCCAGAGCGTCTGGCTGCTTTGGAAAAAGAATGGCAAGCCATTAAAGATGGCACACCGCTTTCTTGGCGAGATAAGACTTATTTTATCAGCGATGAGGCGGGCTATCTAAGACAAAAAGCGATCTTGGAGCAGGATTTATCCACCATTCAAAATTATCATTTTGATCATCTGCCTGAAAGCTGGGCAGATTCAAAATCTGGCAGTTTGGGTGTGTCTTGGATTGGGGATGCAGGCTATGTGGGTGTGGCGGTGAGCGAGCGCAAAGATAAGTACGGCTTGCCTGCGCACAATGCCATCTATGAAGGCTGTGGGGTGATTTCTATCTTTGACAGCCTGTGGGATCGACCATATTTGGCGACTTACCCGCAGCTCATCAATGAAGATGATGTCAATTACATCAACCCACGCCCAGACTGCGCCGACCACGCTCTTGAGAATTTCAACCATTCGCACGGCGTGCACCGAAAGCATGATGGTCACGGTGCGCCATTTGTGGATCTGACCACTCGCCGCTATGATTTGCGCACTGAGTGGGACAACCCTGCGCCATTTGTAGATAAGGTGCGTGCTAATGTGGGCTATGTGGATTATCAGCACGATGAAAAAGAAGGTGATGTCGTCACCACTTCTTTTATGAATAAAGGCAAGGTGGCACGAGTGGAGCTGACGCACACGCCAACCGACCGACTCAAAGCCCTGTGGGGTGTGCAGTACACCGAGCAAGACAACAGCGCCCTATCCACACAAACCGAATGGCGTAAGCGCCAGCTTTTGACCCAAAATGTCCTAAAAAACAAAGCCTTATTTGCAATGGGTCAGTATGATGTGGGCAGTGTGTCGGTTGAATTTGGTACTCGCCTTGAAAAACAAAAGGTGGCGATGGATTATGATACCGACCATATCCAAGACATCATGAAAGAGCGCAGCCGCCTAAGGCTAAACCCAGAAAAGCTACAAGCTGCGATCGATGATGCTTTGGCTGCCACAAAGCCGCATAAGAATACGGCTCGCTCTTATGCGCTGGGCGTGCATTGGAAATTCTTGCCACAATATACACTGTCTTTGAACGCATCGCACCAAGAGCGCCTGCCAAACAGCCAAGAGCTGTACACGCATGGCATGCACCTTGCCACCAATTCTTTTGAGATTGGCAACCGTCATCTCACCAAAGAAAAATCCAATAATTATGAGTTGGGCTTGAAGTTTAATGGCGATAAATTGGACTATGCGGTGGCAGGCTATTTGTACGATTTTGATAATTATATTTATCTGTCCACGATCAACGAATATCTAGGCACAGCCAGAGTCAATCATCTTAAAAAACTCCGCATCAACCGCTATGACCAAAGCCCTGCTAGGTTTTATGGGGTGGAGGCGAAGGTGGGCTATCAGCTAAACGATGTGTATCATGTGTCTGTCTTTGGTGACTATGTCAAAGGCAAGCTGCACGACATGCCGCCGATTGTTTCGGATCTTATTTTGGGTGGGTGGGGCAATCCTGACACCAAAGTCTATTCCGCCCAAGAAGACCGCCACACGCCACGCCTGCCGCCGATGCGTCTGGGGACTCGTGTGAAGGCAGATTTTGATGACAAATGGTCGGGTAGTCTGGAGTATGTACGCACTTTTGATCAAGATAAGATCTCCAAATTTGAGGCGCCGACCAAAGGGCATCATCTGCTCAATTTGGGTCTGACTTACCAAAACTACAAAGATGATCTGGATTATTCTGTGTTCTTTAACGCCAACAACCTGCTTGACGAGAAAGTCTATGCGCACGAGTCGCATCTGTCTTATATCCCGCAGATGGGGCGAAATTTTAGCCTAGGTGTGAATGTCAAATTCTAA
- a CDS encoding L-threonylcarbamoyladenylate synthase, whose amino-acid sequence MAEPKVFMPTHMAWVADFVKAGGVLAYPSESVWGLGCDAMNAAAIERIFALKARPEHKGLIVLTDSVEKLMPLLADLSNNTQAQLEQKMHTLNASFDLANAKQAQTWLVPVAKSVRLPKVLTGGFDTLAVRVTHQPNLRHLCQAMTTADNPYGFLVSTSCNPSGQPSATTLSEAMAYFGEQVAYLDDQGLGFDQPSQIIDILTGQILR is encoded by the coding sequence ATGGCAGAGCCTAAGGTGTTTATGCCGACACACATGGCTTGGGTGGCGGATTTTGTCAAGGCGGGCGGTGTGCTTGCGTATCCGAGCGAAAGCGTGTGGGGCTTGGGCTGTGATGCGATGAATGCGGCGGCGATTGAGCGAATTTTTGCCCTAAAAGCTCGCCCAGAGCATAAAGGCTTGATCGTGCTGACCGACAGCGTGGAGAAATTAATGCCGCTGCTTGCGGATTTATCCAATAACACTCAGGCACAGCTTGAACAAAAAATGCACACACTGAATGCATCGTTTGACCTAGCAAATGCCAAACAAGCCCAAACTTGGCTTGTGCCTGTGGCAAAATCGGTGCGACTGCCGAAGGTTTTGACGGGTGGTTTTGATACGCTGGCGGTGCGCGTTACCCATCAGCCAAACCTACGCCATCTTTGCCAAGCGATGACAACTGCGGACAATCCTTATGGGTTTTTGGTATCCACCAGTTGCAACCCAAGCGGTCAGCCGTCAGCGACCACTTTGAGCGAGGCGATGGCGTATTTTGGTGAACAAGTCGCTTATTTGGACGATCAGGGTCTAGGCTTTGATCAGCCAAGCCAAATCATTGATATTTTGACTGGTCAAATACTGCGCTAG
- the dprA gene encoding DNA-processing protein DprA: protein MQYQALNQQAAVLALWYIVNTSLSSYYKLIDAFGDAKSALARGRDWRSLSVHAAHVKRFDDAQDVLAFVARVFDEVARGAYGLLFLDDEKYPNQLKNIYDPPPVLFYRGNVERLADRQIAMVGSRNPSEHAQKITFDMAQYLVQSGFSITSGLAQGVDRAAHLGAMSQTADFGRTIGVMGTGIDVCYPKNHNALFAQIIQQGGVLITELLPSTPASKHTFPRRNRLVAGLSLATVVTEAALQSGSLITARLAAEQGKQVFCVPSLIDNKNAEGCHHLIREGATLIYHPDQILEDLNGEIAYDHLPKTFTRGESAADDVKTPMTKSAIEPNTNPAPSPVVPSDVPEHLQAVWGVLGDASLDLDALVARTAMDAGSLLAQLMELEILGLVCQVGGRYGRA, encoded by the coding sequence ATGCAATATCAAGCACTTAATCAGCAGGCTGCGGTATTGGCATTGTGGTACATTGTCAATACATCGCTGTCGTCTTATTATAAGCTCATCGATGCCTTTGGCGATGCGAAGTCGGCACTGGCACGGGGGCGGGACTGGCGTTCGCTGTCGGTGCATGCCGCCCATGTCAAACGCTTTGATGATGCCCAAGATGTGCTTGCGTTTGTGGCAAGGGTGTTTGATGAAGTGGCTCGTGGGGCGTATGGGCTGTTGTTTTTGGATGATGAAAAGTATCCAAACCAGCTCAAAAACATCTACGACCCGCCGCCTGTGTTGTTTTATCGTGGCAATGTCGAGCGGTTGGCGGATCGACAGATTGCCATGGTTGGTAGCCGAAATCCCAGCGAGCATGCCCAAAAAATCACTTTTGACATGGCTCAATATCTGGTGCAATCAGGATTTAGCATTACCAGCGGTCTGGCTCAGGGCGTGGATCGTGCGGCACATTTGGGGGCGATGAGTCAGACGGCGGATTTTGGACGCACCATTGGTGTGATGGGGACAGGCATTGATGTGTGTTATCCAAAAAATCACAATGCCCTATTCGCCCAAATCATTCAACAAGGTGGTGTGCTGATTACCGAACTTTTGCCCAGCACGCCTGCCAGTAAGCACACTTTTCCAAGGCGAAACCGCTTGGTGGCAGGGCTGTCTTTGGCGACTGTGGTGACAGAAGCTGCTTTGCAAAGTGGCTCGCTCATCACGGCACGCCTAGCCGCTGAGCAGGGTAAGCAGGTCTTTTGTGTGCCAAGTTTGATTGATAATAAAAATGCCGAAGGCTGCCATCATCTGATTCGTGAAGGGGCGACGCTGATTTATCATCCTGATCAGATTTTGGAAGATTTAAATGGCGAAATTGCTTATGATCATTTGCCAAAGACTTTTACTCGTGGCGAGTCGGCAGCTGATGATGTTAAAACGCCAATGACAAAGTCTGCCATAGAGCCAAACACAAATCCTGCACCAAGCCCTGTCGTGCCATCTGATGTGCCAGAGCATTTGCAAGCGGTGTGGGGCGTGCTTGGCGATGCGTCGCTGGATTTGGACGCATTGGTGGCACGCACGGCGATGGATGCAGGCAGTTTGTTGGCGCAGCTGATGGAGCTTGAAATTTTGGGGTTGGTGTGTCAAGTAGGGGGTCGCTATGGCAGAGCCTAA
- a CDS encoding IS110 family transposase, producing MTYYVGIDVSKHKLDVAWLKELSTMKVKTKVFNNHFDDFEHIIHWLKTNLGASVSFNDIHLIMEATGVYHEPLAYYLHDLGFKVSIINPAFVKHYADSLGVRQKTDKKDSIVLARYGRATHPDAWIAPSIEARHLKSLLSRLDALNEDLQREENRKEKAEVADTTPIVKQSIDEMIVALKLAISKLNDDIDTHINNHPKLKEEQTLLQSIKGVGQVVSRQMLSLFNTKQFNNAKQVSAFLGLIPKQQESGLFKGRSRLAKTGNAQLRAKLYMAAVVATKYNPDIKDQYERLQQNGKCKMQALCACMRKLVQICFGVIKHQTPYTPQVRIDNMA from the coding sequence ATGACTTATTATGTTGGTATTGATGTTAGCAAGCACAAGCTGGATGTGGCTTGGCTTAAAGAGTTAAGTACAATGAAAGTCAAAACCAAAGTCTTTAATAATCACTTTGATGACTTTGAACACATCATTCATTGGCTTAAAACCAATCTTGGTGCAAGTGTCAGCTTTAACGACATTCATCTTATTATGGAAGCCACAGGGGTATATCACGAACCTTTGGCGTATTATTTACACGATTTAGGCTTTAAAGTCTCTATCATCAATCCTGCCTTTGTCAAACACTATGCGGACAGTTTAGGCGTAAGACAAAAGACAGATAAAAAAGACAGTATTGTCCTTGCCAGATATGGCAGAGCCACCCACCCTGATGCTTGGATTGCCCCAAGTATTGAAGCTCGTCATTTAAAGTCTTTGCTTTCTCGTCTTGATGCTCTAAATGAAGACTTACAGCGAGAAGAAAACCGCAAAGAAAAAGCAGAAGTGGCAGACACAACCCCCATTGTTAAACAATCCATTGACGAGATGATTGTGGCATTAAAATTGGCAATCAGCAAATTAAACGATGACATTGACACTCATATCAACAACCACCCCAAACTTAAAGAAGAGCAAACACTCTTACAAAGCATCAAAGGAGTGGGACAGGTGGTGTCAAGACAAATGCTTAGTTTGTTTAATACCAAACAATTTAACAATGCCAAACAAGTCTCTGCTTTTTTAGGGTTGATTCCCAAACAACAAGAATCAGGATTGTTTAAAGGCAGATCAAGACTTGCCAAAACAGGCAATGCTCAATTAAGAGCTAAGCTGTATATGGCAGCAGTCGTTGCCACCAAGTACAATCCAGACATTAAAGACCAATACGAACGCTTACAACAAAATGGCAAATGCAAAATGCAAGCTTTATGTGCTTGTATGCGTAAATTGGTGCAAATCTGCTTTGGTGTGATCAAACACCAAACTCCCTACACCCCACAAGTTAGGATAGATAATATGGCTTGA
- the thrC gene encoding threonine synthase, producing MKYISTRGQTAPMSFSDVLLMGLAPDGGLMLPENYPQIDRATLDEWRHLSYAELAFAIMSLFATDIEQVDLKALIDKTYTKATFNSDDITPVTRLYDDVALLELSNGPTLAFKDMAMQFLGNAFEYVLKQKNERLTIIGATSGDTGSAAEYALRGKDNIEVFMMSPHGKMSAFQRAQMYSLDDKNIHNIAIDGMFDDCQDIVKALQEDADFKAKYSLGTVNSINWGRILAQVVYYFKGYFGATDSNDETVSFCVPSGNFGNVCAAHIAKQMGLPIDRLIVATNENDVLNEFFNTGKYAPRKASETYVTSSPSMDISKASNFERFVYLLLDKDTDKVRALFGDVKAGKGFDVKDKLGDIQGRFGFVAGKSTHADRLNTIKKVHAETGRLIDPHTADGVKVALDVKKAGEKIVVAETALPIKFEETMTESLGKVDLPRPAHTVGLEDKPQFVTVLDNDAALVAAEIQKFVTAK from the coding sequence ATGAAATACATCAGCACTCGTGGGCAGACCGCCCCCATGTCATTTAGCGATGTTCTGCTTATGGGGCTTGCGCCTGATGGCGGCTTGATGTTGCCTGAGAACTATCCGCAGATTGACCGTGCGACTTTGGATGAGTGGCGCCATCTGTCTTATGCCGAGCTTGCCTTTGCCATCATGAGTCTGTTTGCCACTGACATTGAGCAGGTGGATTTAAAGGCGTTGATTGACAAGACTTACACCAAGGCGACCTTTAATAGCGATGACATCACGCCAGTGACTCGCCTGTATGACGATGTTGCTTTGCTTGAATTGTCCAATGGTCCAACGCTTGCCTTTAAAGACATGGCGATGCAGTTTTTGGGTAATGCCTTTGAATATGTGCTAAAACAAAAAAACGAGCGTCTGACCATCATCGGTGCAACTTCAGGCGACACAGGTTCTGCGGCAGAGTACGCCTTGCGTGGCAAAGACAATATTGAAGTGTTCATGATGTCGCCACATGGCAAAATGAGTGCGTTCCAGCGCGCCCAAATGTACAGCCTAGATGACAAAAATATCCACAACATCGCCATTGATGGGATGTTTGATGATTGCCAAGACATCGTGAAGGCACTGCAAGAAGATGCAGATTTTAAGGCGAAGTACAGCCTAGGTACGGTCAATTCTATCAACTGGGGTCGTATTCTTGCCCAAGTGGTTTATTATTTTAAAGGCTATTTTGGGGCGACCGACAGCAATGATGAGACGGTAAGTTTCTGCGTGCCGTCTGGCAACTTTGGCAATGTCTGTGCGGCACACATCGCCAAACAGATGGGCTTGCCGATTGATCGCTTAATCGTGGCGACCAACGAAAACGATGTGTTGAACGAATTTTTCAACACAGGCAAATACGCCCCACGCAAAGCCAGCGAGACTTATGTGACTTCAAGCCCATCAATGGACATCTCCAAAGCGTCTAATTTTGAGCGTTTTGTGTATTTATTGCTGGACAAAGACACCGATAAGGTGCGTGCTTTATTTGGTGATGTCAAGGCGGGTAAGGGCTTTGATGTTAAGGACAAATTGGGCGACATTCAGGGCAGATTTGGCTTTGTGGCGGGCAAATCCACGCACGCTGACCGCCTAAATACCATCAAAAAAGTCCATGCTGAGACAGGTCGCTTGATTGACCCGCACACCGCAGATGGCGTGAAAGTGGCACTGGATGTGAAAAAGGCAGGCGAGAAAATCGTCGTCGCCGAAACGGCATTGCCCATCAAATTTGAAGAGACGATGACCGAGTCTTTGGGCAAGGTGGATTTGCCAAGACCTGCTCACACAGTGGGGCTAGAAGACAAGCCGCAGTTTGTGACGGTGCTGGATAATGACGCGGCACTGGTGGCGGCAGAAATCCAAAAATTTGTCACCGCCAAATAA
- the rsmB gene encoding 16S rRNA (cytosine(967)-C(5))-methyltransferase RsmB: MGQIVKSEQKLSVRANVILTLEKIHQGQSLSLLLDGFLGNVSDNERGFAHELLLGTLRQWHAINRIGESLIKTPPTDVGMICALNMGLYELLYMTTPEYATINETLNALKAVDKNYGVGLVNAILRKVASSREKYRKKVDKNHSLPNWLAKQIKQDWGVEHQEYYELLGQNLRQSAPVFLRVNAKFTSVHEYAKLLTQANIAHQIVPLGMADASAIRLKGSVKIQNLPHFADGWVSVQDRHAQLCGHILAGLNLPSFSLLDACTAPGGKLAQMLELSKAGVFHMKHTVALDNDERRLQRVHENLARLQLTDQADIICTDGRAYQADTPFDVIVLDAPCTATGVVRRHPDIALLRDESDVEQTVRLQSEILVNLWQQLAVGGYLLYVTCSLLKAENESQLLDFLAKNTNAKVVDFTLNLPNQIKQAVGYQCLPLHADDGDGFYYGLLQKL; the protein is encoded by the coding sequence ATGGGGCAAATCGTGAAGTCTGAACAAAAGCTCTCTGTCCGCGCCAATGTCATTTTAACGCTTGAAAAAATCCATCAGGGACAGTCTTTGTCGCTGTTGTTAGATGGTTTTTTGGGCAATGTGAGCGACAACGAGCGGGGCTTTGCTCATGAGCTGTTGCTTGGCACGCTCCGCCAGTGGCACGCCATCAATCGTATTGGCGAGAGTTTGATCAAGACACCGCCTACCGATGTGGGCATGATTTGTGCGTTGAATATGGGGCTGTATGAGCTACTTTATATGACCACGCCAGAGTATGCCACCATCAACGAAACCTTAAACGCCCTAAAAGCGGTTGATAAAAATTATGGCGTAGGACTGGTCAATGCCATCTTGCGAAAAGTGGCAAGTAGCCGTGAAAAATACCGCAAAAAGGTTGATAAAAATCACAGCTTACCCAACTGGCTTGCCAAGCAAATCAAGCAGGACTGGGGTGTAGAACACCAAGAATATTATGAGCTTTTGGGGCAAAATCTGCGTCAATCCGCCCCTGTGTTTTTAAGAGTGAATGCCAAATTTACCAGCGTGCATGAGTACGCAAAATTACTCACTCAGGCGAACATCGCTCATCAAATCGTGCCACTTGGCATGGCAGATGCGTCCGCCATTAGGCTTAAAGGCAGCGTCAAAATCCAAAACCTGCCACATTTTGCCGATGGCTGGGTCAGCGTCCAAGACCGCCATGCTCAGCTTTGTGGGCATATTTTGGCAGGTCTGAATTTGCCGTCTTTTTCATTGCTTGATGCTTGCACTGCCCCTGGTGGTAAGCTGGCACAGATGCTTGAATTGTCAAAAGCTGGGGTGTTCCACATGAAACATACCGTCGCACTGGATAATGACGAACGCCGATTACAGCGAGTGCATGAGAATTTGGCTCGCTTACAGCTCACAGACCAAGCTGACATCATCTGCACCGATGGACGAGCATATCAGGCGGATACACCCTTTGATGTGATTGTGCTTGATGCCCCTTGTACGGCGACAGGTGTGGTGCGTCGCCACCCTGACATTGCACTACTGCGTGATGAGTCTGATGTTGAGCAGACGGTCAGACTGCAAAGCGAAATTTTGGTGAATTTGTGGCAACAGCTGGCGGTGGGCGGTTATTTATTATATGTTACCTGCTCGCTATTAAAGGCGGAAAATGAGAGCCAGTTGCTTGATTTTTTGGCAAAAAATACCAACGCCAAAGTGGTGGATTTCACCCTAAATCTACCCAACCAAATCAAGCAAGCGGTCGGCTATCAGTGCCTACCATTGCACGCAGATGATGGCGATGGTTTTTATTATGGCTTATTACAAAAACTGTAA